Genomic window (Chitinophagales bacterium):
TAGCTCAACTCAGAGCTCGCTATGATGCAAATCGATGCATGGATATAACAGCCACATCGGGACTTGCCGTTCTCAATGAACAATATGGCACTACTATCAATCAATATGCATTTAAGGATATAAATAAATTGAAGGAAACGGTAAAAAGTGTCGTGTCATTTGTCAGATCGAATGAAGAAAACTATGACCCTAGATGGATGAATCTACATGGAATGGATGCTATAAATGCTAGTCTAGATAAAGAAGATAATAAGAAAACAAAACAGAAAGAACTCAGTCAACCAAAAGCAGAGTGGAAGGCGATTAAAGAGAAAACAATCAATGATTATTTTGCAGACTTTCAAGAGTTTTTGAAATCTTTGAAAAAGTAAAACTTCTTATACAACAAGTTCTACATAGATTTTTTCTTGTAGATTTGCGCTCCAATTTTTCTTATCCATGAACTACCTTGCTATCGAAAACCTTACGCTTCATTATGGCGATAAGGTCATATTTGAAGATATCCATTTCTATATCAATAAAGGCGATAAAGTAGCATTGGTAGCCAAAAATGGCACAGGTAAAACGACGCTTTTAAAAATGATATTCGGTGAGGAATTACCTAATAGTGACGCTAAGTTCTTTATTCACTCTGATGTCAAAGTGGGGTATCTGCAGCAGGACACCCCTTTGGACGAGTCTAAGACGATACGCGAAGTATTATATAGTCAAAACTCTGAGAAATTTCTAGCGATAGATCATTATAAAAAAGCTATGGAGGGCAAGTACTCTCTGGAAGAAGCTATGGCAGCTATGGACAAGCTACAGGTGTGGGATTTAGAGTCTAGGATGAGTCAGATTTTAGGCAAATTGGATATTTATGACCTCGAACAGCGGGTGGGAAGTCTATCTGGTGGTCAGAAAAAACGAGTAGCCCTTTCTGCTATATTAATCGAAGAACCCGATCTCATCTTGATGGATGAGCCGACCAACCACCTCGACCCTGAGATGATCGAATGGTTAGAAAACTATCTCAGAAGTAGAGAATTGACACTACTAGTCATAACCCACGACCGCTATTTTCTCGATGCTGTCTGCAATCAAATCGTAGAATTGGAAAACGGTAAAATGCAAAAATATCAAGGGAACTATGCCTACTATTTAGAAAAGAAGCAAACTCAAATAGAAGTTCTCTTCGCTCAAAATGAGAAGATGAAGAATATATTTCGCAGAGAGAAAGAATGGATGAGCAAACAACCAAAAGCTAGAACCACCAAGGCTAAATCCAGAATCAATAGCTTTGAAAATATCGAAGAAAACACGATACTCAAGCCTAAAAAAGAAGAATTGAAATTGGAGACAGTCGAGAATAGACTGGGGAGCAAGATTCTTGAATTTCACAAGGTTTACAAATCATTTGGTGATAAGAAAATTCTTGAAAATTTTGAATATAAATTCAAGAGAAATGAGAAAGTAGGTATTGTAGGAAAAAATGGTGTGGGCAAGACGACGTTTTTAAACCTGATATTAGGTCTAGAGAAGCCGGACAAAGGTGAAGTAGTGGTAGGAGAAACTGTAAAAATAGGATACTATAGACAGGAAAATAATGAGTTCGATGGTGAAAAGCGTATGATAGAAATTATCAAAGATGCAGCAGAGCATATTCCATTGAAAGGTGGTAAATCCTATACTGCTGCGCAAATGCTGGAGCGATTTTTATTTCCCGGACACATGCACTATGTATTTGTCAAAAAACTAAGTGGTGGTGAAAAGCGCCGTCTGTCGCTGATTCGCACCTTGATGCTCAATCCAAATTTCCTTATACTCGACGAACCAACGAATGATTTGGATATCATCACCTTAAATGTATTGCAGGAATTTATAGAAGAGTTTGAAGGCTGTGTCATAGTTATATCGCACGATAGATACTTT
Coding sequences:
- a CDS encoding ABC-F family ATP-binding cassette domain-containing protein yields the protein MNYLAIENLTLHYGDKVIFEDIHFYINKGDKVALVAKNGTGKTTLLKMIFGEELPNSDAKFFIHSDVKVGYLQQDTPLDESKTIREVLYSQNSEKFLAIDHYKKAMEGKYSLEEAMAAMDKLQVWDLESRMSQILGKLDIYDLEQRVGSLSGGQKKRVALSAILIEEPDLILMDEPTNHLDPEMIEWLENYLRSRELTLLVITHDRYFLDAVCNQIVELENGKMQKYQGNYAYYLEKKQTQIEVLFAQNEKMKNIFRREKEWMSKQPKARTTKAKSRINSFENIEENTILKPKKEELKLETVENRLGSKILEFHKVYKSFGDKKILENFEYKFKRNEKVGIVGKNGVGKTTFLNLILGLEKPDKGEVVVGETVKIGYYRQENNEFDGEKRMIEIIKDAAEHIPLKGGKSYTAAQMLERFLFPGHMHYVFVKKLSGGEKRRLSLIRTLMLNPNFLILDEPTNDLDIITLNVLQEFIEEFEGCVIVISHDRYFMDNCVEHLFCFEGNAKIRDYYGTYTEYRNEIQENKYNQTETKTTTEKAIELKPSSKPSGIKLSYNEQREFEKIEKELPNLETEQLELSAKLMDNLPFDEMQKVTDRLSVIAKIIEDYNMRWLELAEKMG